Within Bdellovibrio bacteriovorus HD100, the genomic segment TGCTCCTCAATTGCCGGCCTTGTGGGCTTTGAGAATCTTGCCCCTTATGTCGCCAGCAAACACGGTGTGATAGGACTCACCAAGGCGGCCGCCCTGGAGTACGCCAAAAAGAACATCCGGGTGAATGCGGTCTGCCCGGGAGTTATCAAAACCCCGATGTTAGATCGTGCCATGAAACACCTTCATCAGGATCCGGAACAGTTTGCCAAGGCAGCACCTATTGGCAGAATGGGCACTCCGCAGGAAATCGCCGAAACCGTTCTGTGGCTGAACTCAGACAAAGCCTCCTTCGTTACCGGCCACTCTCTGATTGCTGATGGAGGATGGACAGCCCAATAGAATTCTCACTTTGAATGTCGGAGGAACAATGGAACGATACAGAGACCGAGACCATGCCAGCCATGTTCTGGCCCAGAATCTTTCACAATACAAAGACAGCAACCCCGTTGTGCTGGCGATTCCCCGCGGAGGCGTGCCCGTGGCCTTCGGAGTGGCCAGGGCCCTGCACTGTCCTTTGGATCTTATCATGGTTAAAAAAATCGGGGCTCCCCGCCAGCCGGAGCTGGCCGTCGGCGCCGTCAGTGAAGATGGAAAGCCCCTCTTCGATGAAGGGCTGATCAAAGCCCTCAGCCTGAGTTCGAGCTACTTGAAACAAGCCGCCAGTCAGAAGATCCGCGAGATCCACGAGCAGCTTCATAAATTTCGCGGCTCCAAACAAGCAGAGCCCATCCAAAACCGCACTGTCATTCTGGTCGATGACGGCATCGCCACCGGCTCGACACTGACGGCCGCCATTCAGTTTTTGCGCCTAAAAAACCCGCGCGAAATTGTTGTCGCCGCCCCCGTCGGAGCCTTGGAAACCGTTCAGCGAATTAAAGAGATCGCCGATGCGGTGATCTGCCCTCTCACCCCCACAGACTTTATGGCCGTGGGCATGTGGTATGAACAGTTCGAGCAGGTGCCTGACGAAGAGGTGATCCGCCTGATTGGAGAGGCCCGGTTTTCCAGCCAGAGTACCGCAGAACAAATCACCATTGTCGACGGCCCCAAAAAACTCACCGGAGATCTGACCAGAGTTAAAAACAGCAAGGGCCTGATTTTGTTCGCTCATGGCAGCGGCAGCAGTCGCCTTAGTCCCCGCAATAGGAAAGTGGCCACGGAACTGAACAAACGGGGTTTCAGCACCTTGCTTTTTGATCTTCTGACTGACAGTGAGGCCGAGGACCGTCGCAATGTTTTCAACATCGCACTGCTCGCTCGCCGTCTGTTGTGCGCCACGGACACCGTTGTTGAAGTCTATCAGGGAAAAACTCCCCCCTTGGGATATTTCGGCGCCAGCACCGGAGCCGGAGCCGCATTGACCGCCGCCGCTCAGTCGACACACCCAATTTCTGCCGTGGTCAGCCGCGGAGGCCGACCCGATCTGGCGGATGAGTTCCTTTCACAAGTGCTTGCGCCAACACTGCTCATTGTCGGCGGCAATGACACGCAGGTGATCGAACTCAATGCAATGGCAGAAAGAAAGATTGGTAAAGTCAAAATGGCAGTCGTCCCCGGCGCCACCCACTTGTTTGAAGAGCCCGGCGCCATGGAAAAAGTCATCGAGCTGGCCGCCAACTGGTTCAGCCAAAACCTTTCCGCTGCAAAAGCCCCACACCCTCAGGAGCCCCCAGTCCGGCCCGGAGGTTTATGAAAAGTCAGACACCTGTCATCTTCTGCAGGAATCTGAAGAAAGAATACCGGATGGGAGAAGTGACAATCGAGGCTCTGCGCGGAGTCGATCTGGAACTTTTCGCAGGTCATTTCGTCGTTTTGCTTGGCCCCTCTGGCAGCGGCAAGTCGACACTTCTGAATCTGCTGGGTGGGTTGGACAGGCCTTCTTCTGGCGAAATTCATTTCAGAGACCACACTTTATCAGAGGCCAGCCAGAAGGAACTCACCACCTACAGGCGGGATCACGTCGGCTTCGTGTTTCAGTTCTATAATCTGATCCCGAATCTTTCGGCCCGGGAAAATATTGATCTGGTCACCGATATATCAACGAATCCCATGAGCAGCGACGAAGCCCTGGATCTGGTGGGACTTTCAGCCCGAAAAGACTTTTTTCCCTCGCAACTTTCCGGCGGAGAACAACAGCGCGTCGCCATCGCCCGGGCCATAGCCAAAAGGCCGGAAGTCCTTCTGTGCGACGAACCCACCGGGGCGCTTGATTTGCAAACCGGAAAGCTGGTTCTGGAAGCCATCGCCAAAGTCCACCGCGAACTGGGCACTCTGGTTGTGGTCATCACCCACAACTCCACCATTGCCGGGATTGCTGATTGTGTCCTGCATTTAGGGGACGGAAAAATCCTGCGACAGGACTGGAACACTCACAAGGTGTCCATCAACGAGGTGACGTGGTGAAGTCTCTTTCGCGAAAGCTGCTTCGTGACATCAGTACTCTGCGCCTGCAGATCCTTTCGATGGCGCTGCTGGTTTCCTGTGGGGTGGCCATATTGGTGGCCTCGTGGAGTTCATATCTTTCCTTGGCACGGGCCCAGCAGGAATACTATCAGGATCATCAGTTTGCCGATGTCTTTACAGAATTGGTGCGCGCGCCACGGCACCTGGCAGATCAGATTCGCGATATTCCCGGTGTTCAGGTTGCAGAGGCCCGGGTGATCGAAGATGTGCTGATTGATCTGGCCCATCAGAATGAACCGGCCCTGGGGCACGTTGTTTCGTATTCACCCACACAGACCCTGAACAGGATCTATCTGCGCCAGGGAAGATTTCCCGAGCCCGGGGACCGGCTTGAAGTGCTGGTGCACGAAAGCTTCGCCAAGGCCCATGAACTGAAACCCGGTGATTCCTTCAGCCTCGTGATCAGGGGGCAGAAAAAAACCGTTCAGGTTTCCGGAATTGGACTGTCACCCGAGTTTGTCTATGCACTCAGTC encodes:
- a CDS encoding ABC transporter ATP-binding protein: MKSQTPVIFCRNLKKEYRMGEVTIEALRGVDLELFAGHFVVLLGPSGSGKSTLLNLLGGLDRPSSGEIHFRDHTLSEASQKELTTYRRDHVGFVFQFYNLIPNLSARENIDLVTDISTNPMSSDEALDLVGLSARKDFFPSQLSGGEQQRVAIARAIAKRPEVLLCDEPTGALDLQTGKLVLEAIAKVHRELGTLVVVITHNSTIAGIADCVLHLGDGKILRQDWNTHKVSINEVTW
- a CDS encoding phosphoribosyltransferase: MERYRDRDHASHVLAQNLSQYKDSNPVVLAIPRGGVPVAFGVARALHCPLDLIMVKKIGAPRQPELAVGAVSEDGKPLFDEGLIKALSLSSSYLKQAASQKIREIHEQLHKFRGSKQAEPIQNRTVILVDDGIATGSTLTAAIQFLRLKNPREIVVAAPVGALETVQRIKEIADAVICPLTPTDFMAVGMWYEQFEQVPDEEVIRLIGEARFSSQSTAEQITIVDGPKKLTGDLTRVKNSKGLILFAHGSGSSRLSPRNRKVATELNKRGFSTLLFDLLTDSEAEDRRNVFNIALLARRLLCATDTVVEVYQGKTPPLGYFGASTGAGAALTAAAQSTHPISAVVSRGGRPDLADEFLSQVLAPTLLIVGGNDTQVIELNAMAERKIGKVKMAVVPGATHLFEEPGAMEKVIELAANWFSQNLSAAKAPHPQEPPVRPGGL